Proteins found in one Zea mays cultivar B73 chromosome 1, Zm-B73-REFERENCE-NAM-5.0, whole genome shotgun sequence genomic segment:
- the LOC103645172 gene encoding amino acid transporter AVT1C: MELEQSSPARTHGGFLMFGESTMSQFTLNLPQQYIPSKIAICLTVVNPYTKYALTMTSVALSIEEALPKKMQSYLVGMLVRTFLVLSTVAVALFFPYFALVMALLGSVFTMLVVGSGEHFTYTSAVDFSTLAS, from the exons ATGGAGCTAGAGCAGTCGTCGCCAGCCAGGACACATGGAG GGTTCCTGATGTTCGGCGAGTCCACCATGTCACAGTTCACTCTCAACTTGCCACAGCAGTACATCCCATCCAAGATTGCCATTTGTTTGACG GTTGTGAATCCTTACACAAAGTATGCACTGACGATGACGTCGGTCGCATTGTCGATAGAGGAAGCCCTACCAAAGAAGATGCAGAGTTACCTGGTCGGAATGCTCGTTAGGACATTCCTCGTCCTCTCAACCGTTGCGGTGGCTCTGTTTTTCCCTTACTTTG CCCTGGTGATGGCGCTGCTTGGATCCGTGTTCACAATGCTCGTGGTAGGTTCTGGAGAACATTTCACCTACACTTCTGCGGTGGATTTCTCTACTTTGGCCAGTTGA